A region from the Streptomyces sp. 3214.6 genome encodes:
- a CDS encoding NDP-hexose 2,3-dehydratase family protein yields the protein MTRHAASPVLVLPRPRDNARLPGRLARSAATTEGTDLRLEDVPGWLADRDRAHRFEVERIPFARLDAWSFDPGTGDLGHRSGRFFTVRGLSAHIGGDPATDWQQPVIEQPEVGILGILAKEFDGVLHFLMQAKMEPGNPNLLQLSPTVQATRSNYTRVHRGAPVRYLEHFLRPERVIADTLQSEHGSWFYRKANRNLIVETDGEVEPHDDFRWLTLGQIHALLRRDNLVNMDSRTVLSCLPLPAAEPEALHSDTELLSWITGERSRHDLTTELIPLARVEGWVREEERIRHEHERYFDVVAVSVRAGSREVTSWTQPLFEPRGTGVTAFLTRTIGGMPHYLVHAKVEGGFLDTVELGPTVQCGPGNVAHLPPERRPRFLDTVLSAGPERIRYAAVHAEEGGRFLNAESRYLVVEATDDEAPLVEPEGFRWVTAGQLTWLVRHAHYINVQARTLLACLYAMDTGKEPSC from the coding sequence ATGACCCGGCACGCAGCGAGCCCCGTGCTCGTCCTACCGCGCCCGAGGGACAACGCCCGGCTGCCCGGCCGGCTCGCCCGGTCCGCCGCCACCACGGAGGGCACGGACCTGCGCCTGGAGGACGTCCCCGGCTGGCTGGCCGACCGCGATCGCGCGCACCGCTTCGAGGTGGAGCGCATCCCCTTCGCCCGGCTCGACGCCTGGTCGTTCGACCCAGGCACGGGCGACCTCGGGCACCGCAGCGGACGGTTCTTCACGGTCCGGGGGCTCAGCGCGCACATCGGCGGTGACCCCGCGACCGACTGGCAGCAGCCCGTGATCGAGCAGCCCGAGGTGGGCATCCTCGGCATCCTCGCCAAGGAGTTCGACGGGGTGCTGCACTTCCTGATGCAGGCCAAGATGGAGCCGGGCAATCCCAACCTGCTCCAGCTCTCGCCCACCGTGCAGGCCACCCGCAGCAACTACACCCGGGTGCACCGGGGAGCGCCCGTGCGGTACCTGGAGCACTTCCTGCGCCCCGAGCGGGTCATCGCGGACACACTCCAGTCGGAGCACGGCTCCTGGTTCTACCGCAAGGCCAACCGCAACCTGATCGTCGAGACGGACGGCGAGGTGGAACCGCACGACGACTTCCGCTGGCTGACGCTGGGGCAGATCCACGCCCTGCTGCGCCGGGACAACCTGGTCAACATGGACTCCCGGACCGTCCTGTCGTGTCTGCCTCTGCCGGCCGCCGAGCCGGAGGCGCTGCACTCCGACACCGAGCTGCTGTCGTGGATCACCGGGGAGCGGTCGCGGCACGACCTGACGACCGAACTGATCCCGCTGGCACGGGTGGAGGGCTGGGTACGCGAGGAGGAGCGCATCCGGCACGAGCACGAGCGGTACTTCGACGTCGTGGCCGTGTCGGTGCGGGCGGGCAGCCGCGAGGTCACCTCGTGGACCCAGCCGTTGTTCGAGCCGCGCGGCACGGGAGTCACCGCATTCCTGACCCGGACCATCGGCGGCATGCCGCACTACCTGGTGCACGCCAAGGTGGAGGGCGGGTTCCTGGACACCGTGGAGCTGGGGCCGACGGTGCAGTGCGGTCCGGGCAACGTCGCCCATCTGCCGCCCGAGCGGCGACCGCGCTTCCTGGACACGGTGCTGTCCGCGGGGCCGGAGCGGATCCGCTACGCCGCCGTGCACGCCGAGGAGGGCGGGCGCTTCCTCAACGCCGAGAGCCGCTATCTGGTGGTGGAGGCGACGGACGACGAGGCCCCGCTGGTGGAGCCGGAGGGCTTCCGCTGGGTGACGGCGGGCCAGCTGACCTGGCTGGTCCGGCACGCCCACTACATCAACGTCCAGGCACGCACGCTGCTGGCCTGCCTGTACGCCATGGACACCGGAAAGGAGCCGTCATGCTGA
- a CDS encoding 3-oxoacyl-[acyl-carrier-protein] synthase III C-terminal domain-containing protein, whose protein sequence is MLSGTLTLDAVEIFLPERTTTVEERAEAFGLSPAQVHLFRSIHGLDQLRYDPEASLYDLVLPPARKVLADVDPGTVRYVVYPHAVPHTGPSTVDPVQEMLGMLGLEHATAFALTQQNCAGTVSAIDVAGRLLQADGDPEAKALVLTGEKIFTRDLQIIFNSCVIGEAAGACLLSWNGPGDPVRSFAVRTFGEYAAGVEMTAEQHRVAGAQRPGVMAELIREAVESAGCTFDDIDIVIPTHPNRSFWGQIAQDLGWPPDKLYLENIPRYSHCLTADLMVNYVTLRDEGRLVPGRTYLFLATGIGSTFTAMVFTATAQDTPGPTRAVVGSGLTTETKGR, encoded by the coding sequence ATGCTGAGCGGCACACTCACTCTGGACGCCGTCGAGATCTTCCTGCCGGAACGCACGACCACCGTGGAGGAGCGGGCCGAGGCCTTCGGCCTGAGTCCGGCCCAGGTCCATCTGTTCCGCAGCATCCACGGCCTCGACCAGCTGCGCTACGACCCGGAGGCGAGCCTTTACGACCTCGTACTGCCGCCCGCGCGGAAGGTGCTCGCGGACGTCGACCCGGGCACGGTGCGGTACGTCGTGTATCCGCACGCCGTGCCGCACACGGGTCCGTCCACGGTGGACCCGGTGCAGGAGATGCTCGGGATGCTCGGCCTCGAGCACGCCACGGCGTTCGCACTGACCCAGCAGAACTGCGCCGGCACGGTCTCGGCCATCGATGTCGCCGGGCGGCTGCTGCAGGCCGACGGCGACCCGGAGGCGAAGGCGCTGGTCCTGACCGGCGAGAAGATCTTCACCCGGGACCTCCAGATCATCTTCAACTCCTGTGTCATCGGGGAGGCCGCGGGCGCGTGTCTGCTGTCGTGGAACGGACCCGGCGACCCCGTCCGCTCCTTCGCGGTGCGCACCTTCGGCGAGTACGCCGCCGGTGTCGAGATGACGGCGGAGCAGCACCGGGTCGCCGGCGCGCAGCGCCCCGGCGTCATGGCCGAACTGATCCGTGAGGCGGTCGAGTCGGCCGGGTGCACGTTCGACGACATCGACATCGTGATCCCCACCCATCCCAACCGGTCGTTCTGGGGGCAGATCGCCCAGGACCTGGGCTGGCCGCCGGACAAGCTCTACCTGGAGAACATCCCCCGCTACAGCCACTGCCTGACGGCGGACCTGATGGTCAACTACGTCACGCTGCGCGACGAGGGCCGTCTGGTGCCGGGGCGCACCTACCTGTTCCTGGCCACGGGCATCGGATCGACCTTCACCGCCATGGTCTTCACCGCCACGGCCCAGGACACGCCGGGCCCCACCCGCGCCGTCGTCGGCTCGGGCCTCACAACGGAAACGAAGGGCCGGTAA